The Halomonas sp. KG2 genome contains a region encoding:
- a CDS encoding type I polyketide synthase, with protein MTKRVAIIGAAHRFPGTTPETFWQDLQAEKDLVTQVAPDRWSLDAFLHPDKRHPGTSVTFAAGSLGDISGFDAEFFGISPREAANMDPQQRMLLELTWEAMESAGIVPSTLRGSQCGVFLGIASLDYSYRLADDMSAIDASTATGNTSSIASNRLSYVFDLHGPSMSLDTACSSSMVAFHQACQSIRSGETNMALAGGISLHLHPYGFIIFSKASMLSPTGRCQVFDEAGNGYVRSEGAGLFLLKDYDQAVADGDNILAVVAGSAVNTDGHKSGLTVPNPSAQIELMRRAYEQAGISPDEIDYLEAHGTGTAVGDPIETRAIGEALGKHRKTPLLIGSVKSNLGHLETASGVAGLAKALYSLQHREVPATIGIRNLNPRIKFDEWNISVVTKAQALKKQGRLVIGVNSFGFGGANAHVILESAPEKAPAPRQVPDAALPIRISARSQEALAANARGLANFLRESDHAFYDTAHTLNSHREQHTFGALCFAQTAEAAASALSQFAEGETNSVVTLERLANARGPVFVYDGNGCQWETMGHDLLDSEPVFSDAIDRVDALFQQHGDFSLRDELAGRNQAESSEEGRFERTEIAQPALFALQVALTEWLKSKGIVPTAVFGHSVGEVAAAWASGALTLEDAVKVIYYRSFYQGKTRGLGEMTAVAISAEEIAPWLEKPEFSNISLAGINSPKGITLAGDRDQLSTIEAALSEQSTFAKRLPLDYAFHSPAMDSIKAGVVEALADISPRTTQIPYVSTVTSTISEGTQLDAHYWWLNIREPVLFDNATTVLIEQGYNVFVEVGAHPILRRYLNESLRQQERSGLVLGTIERHMPGVDGLTRCLGQLLLSGLSLDSHHFFPVEGQRVLLPRYAWQRTQLWVQGTNDGQGLLARYYQHPLLGYPLAQQDHTWESQLDTKRQPWLADHVVGEGAVFPGAGFVELTLAAALQQKDTPLLDIEELEIRAPLLLDGHNGRSMRLTLDPDDGRLAIHSREPATGSEWQLNAVARRMRESRGFLLNRKAPSLPNRAPDYTLAEHLQMAERIGLHYGPAFQAISRGWIEGDSVIGEITLSDSVQSQLDTLYVHPGILDSAFQMFIPLLAQHSEFAAQLAFVPVRVGRIQVNAEAGAPVLARAVMGKRAPHSFTADFELYDAAGNAVAVLSETRFKAIRLNRAHHQHFSYLDVELTPAPLNAATLSLPGSAIARLAGLSDAFTASTGQRYAQEVSPLLDSLSEAFAGVNINAGEDQLAPETIWQLLVQDYPDYFAPIHMVGRLGLHRERLTSGNDTLESLGITTEHLAGINRVLIGENGWQVLAAELGALMEATLDTLPTGQRLQLLEAGPCTPALGQRLLEQLANTAIAKDAHHYRAITTSDTARHQAEQLQERFPLMDIQPLEDSLPTLSNAEKAPLAFISVDVTQPERTRQLIEALPGQLAPGAQVMVIGVHPSRWLDDLLATPGIDQTALEQDNLVEWLAQQGLSVSPPVELEENGAYLLHGQYAASNDSLTQTAAEAYHLIVSDAENEALAAQLAERLGTANIWLTVSDATPQALLNTALGERQDAPAALNVIDLRGLKGCTTAAQTQRCYMAQQWSLALEASGLESQGSRVTLWLPTQAASTGDDAALWGFGRSLANEAVGHSVTLIDLPNAPSDAALNAFAASLATPDSENELVITVEGERFATRLRTLPAPHPVKQASAAPHQAMTLGFALPGQLRQLQWRPRPLPELGADEVEIRVKATGLNFRDVMYTLGLLSDEAIENGFAGPTLGLEFSGEVLAVGANVQHVAPGQAVVGFGPASFSDRLIASQNAVAPLPEGVSFAAAATIPTTFFTVYYALKHLARLEPGEKVLIHGAAGGVGIAALQIAQWLGADIYATVGSEEKRDFLRLMGEERIYDSRSLTFAEEILEDTQSEGVDVVLNSLAGEAINQNLRALRPFGRFLELGKRDFYENTHIGLRPFRNNLSYFGIDSDQLMKVQPALTQRLFGEMMALFNDGTLSPLPFTAFSHNQVIDAFRYMQQARQIGKVVVTYEQPIAPPRNELLGTGAMTLAADASYLVTGGLGGFGLKTAQWLVSKGARQLILLSRSGPASEEAQAAIATFEAQGVKVLAAACDITDYDALASVMARVQRELSPLRGIVHAATVIDDGLIRNLDAERIQKVLAPKIDGARHLDALTQDIPLDFFVLYSSATTLFGNPGQANYVAANHWLEAFAARRRAAGLPATCVRWGAIEDVGFLARNTRTRDALQERLGGSALRSDDALSVLEQMLLTPGPSLGVLELEWGALARFLPTAQAPRFNEIARTSDDDGSVDHDDDISALLADLSPEELHSTITDLLRAELASILLIDEEKIDINRSVYDMGFDSLMGVELMTAIENRLNVQVPVMVLSEASTLNKLAGVLIQKLHQHDNDVEEAPQDALASLAARHGADGLNNESASTSTTETP; from the coding sequence ATGACTAAACGCGTTGCCATTATCGGCGCCGCCCATCGTTTCCCCGGCACCACACCTGAAACGTTCTGGCAGGACTTGCAAGCCGAAAAAGACCTCGTCACCCAAGTGGCCCCCGACCGTTGGAGCCTCGATGCTTTCCTGCATCCGGACAAGCGCCATCCCGGCACCAGCGTAACGTTTGCCGCGGGTAGCCTAGGCGATATAAGCGGATTCGACGCAGAGTTTTTTGGCATTTCGCCCCGTGAGGCGGCGAACATGGACCCGCAACAGCGCATGCTGTTAGAACTTACCTGGGAAGCCATGGAAAGCGCGGGCATAGTGCCCAGCACCCTGCGCGGTAGCCAGTGTGGCGTTTTCCTTGGCATCGCCAGCCTTGATTATTCCTATCGCCTTGCCGATGACATGTCGGCGATTGATGCCTCGACCGCGACAGGTAATACATCAAGTATCGCCTCTAACCGGCTTTCTTACGTCTTTGATCTACATGGCCCCAGCATGTCGCTGGATACCGCCTGTTCATCTTCCATGGTGGCATTCCACCAGGCATGCCAATCGATTCGCAGCGGCGAAACCAATATGGCGCTAGCAGGCGGCATCAGCCTGCACCTGCACCCCTATGGTTTTATTATTTTCTCGAAGGCCAGCATGCTCTCGCCCACTGGCCGCTGCCAAGTCTTCGATGAAGCCGGTAATGGTTACGTGCGCTCCGAGGGTGCCGGGCTGTTTTTACTAAAAGATTATGATCAAGCCGTGGCCGATGGCGATAATATCCTGGCCGTGGTAGCAGGCTCAGCGGTTAACACTGACGGCCACAAATCTGGCCTGACGGTACCCAACCCTAGCGCCCAAATTGAGTTAATGCGCCGTGCCTACGAACAGGCAGGCATTTCGCCGGACGAGATCGACTACCTTGAAGCTCACGGCACCGGCACCGCTGTTGGCGACCCCATTGAAACCCGAGCTATCGGCGAAGCACTTGGTAAGCATCGTAAAACACCGCTGCTGATTGGCTCAGTGAAAAGTAATCTCGGCCATTTAGAAACAGCGTCAGGCGTTGCCGGGCTCGCTAAGGCGCTGTACAGCCTGCAGCACCGTGAAGTGCCCGCTACGATTGGCATACGCAATCTTAATCCACGCATCAAATTTGATGAGTGGAACATTAGCGTTGTCACCAAAGCCCAAGCGCTCAAAAAGCAGGGCCGCTTGGTCATTGGCGTTAATTCCTTTGGTTTTGGTGGTGCCAATGCTCACGTCATACTGGAAAGTGCTCCCGAAAAAGCACCAGCGCCTCGTCAAGTGCCCGATGCTGCGCTACCAATTCGCATTAGCGCACGAAGCCAGGAAGCACTGGCGGCTAATGCTCGTGGACTAGCTAATTTCCTACGCGAAAGCGACCATGCTTTCTATGATACCGCTCACACGCTGAACAGCCACCGCGAACAACACACGTTTGGCGCGCTGTGTTTCGCCCAAACAGCGGAAGCCGCCGCCAGCGCGCTCAGCCAGTTTGCTGAAGGTGAAACCAACAGCGTTGTGACACTGGAGCGCTTAGCTAACGCCCGGGGCCCGGTGTTTGTTTACGACGGTAACGGCTGCCAATGGGAAACCATGGGCCACGACCTATTAGACAGCGAACCCGTGTTTAGCGACGCCATTGATCGTGTGGATGCGCTGTTCCAGCAGCACGGTGATTTTTCGTTACGTGACGAGCTTGCGGGGCGTAACCAGGCAGAGTCCAGCGAAGAAGGCCGCTTTGAACGCACCGAAATCGCTCAACCCGCCCTGTTTGCACTGCAGGTCGCGTTAACCGAATGGCTTAAATCCAAGGGCATCGTGCCCACCGCCGTATTCGGCCACAGCGTCGGCGAAGTTGCTGCCGCGTGGGCATCCGGTGCATTAACGCTAGAAGACGCCGTTAAAGTTATTTATTACCGCAGCTTCTACCAGGGCAAAACCCGTGGTCTTGGGGAAATGACGGCTGTCGCCATCAGCGCGGAAGAGATCGCCCCCTGGCTTGAAAAACCCGAATTTAGCAATATTAGCCTGGCAGGCATTAACAGCCCCAAAGGCATTACGTTAGCGGGTGATCGTGACCAACTAAGCACCATCGAGGCAGCCCTTAGCGAACAGAGCACCTTTGCAAAGCGCCTGCCACTGGATTACGCCTTCCACAGCCCCGCCATGGACAGTATCAAAGCAGGCGTCGTGGAAGCCCTGGCTGACATTAGTCCACGCACCACCCAGATTCCTTATGTGTCCACCGTGACCAGCACCATCAGTGAAGGCACACAGCTGGATGCCCATTACTGGTGGCTCAATATTCGCGAGCCCGTCCTGTTTGATAACGCCACTACGGTGCTTATTGAGCAGGGTTACAATGTATTTGTAGAAGTCGGTGCCCATCCCATCCTGCGCCGCTATCTGAACGAGTCTCTGCGTCAGCAAGAGCGCAGCGGATTAGTGCTAGGTACTATTGAGCGCCACATGCCTGGCGTAGACGGTTTAACTCGCTGCCTCGGCCAATTGCTGCTAAGCGGATTAAGCCTCGATAGTCACCACTTCTTCCCCGTAGAAGGCCAGCGCGTCCTGCTGCCACGCTACGCCTGGCAACGCACTCAACTTTGGGTGCAAGGCACCAACGATGGCCAAGGGTTGCTCGCGCGTTACTATCAGCACCCGCTACTTGGCTACCCATTGGCGCAGCAGGATCACACCTGGGAAAGCCAGTTGGATACCAAGCGCCAGCCATGGCTTGCCGATCACGTCGTCGGCGAAGGCGCCGTTTTCCCAGGCGCTGGGTTTGTGGAACTTACGCTAGCGGCGGCCCTGCAGCAGAAAGACACTCCGCTTTTAGACATTGAAGAGCTGGAGATTCGCGCTCCGCTACTGCTGGATGGCCACAACGGGCGCTCCATGCGCTTAACGCTGGACCCAGACGATGGCCGCTTAGCCATCCACTCCCGCGAGCCAGCCACTGGTAGCGAATGGCAGTTAAATGCCGTTGCCCGCCGCATGCGCGAAAGCCGAGGCTTCTTACTCAACCGAAAAGCGCCAAGCCTGCCAAACCGCGCGCCAGACTATACCCTGGCCGAGCACTTGCAGATGGCCGAACGTATCGGACTACATTACGGACCTGCGTTCCAAGCCATTAGCCGTGGCTGGATTGAAGGCGACAGCGTCATTGGTGAAATTACCCTATCCGATAGTGTCCAGTCGCAGCTCGATACGCTGTACGTTCATCCGGGCATTCTGGATAGTGCTTTTCAGATGTTCATTCCGCTGCTGGCTCAACACAGCGAGTTTGCAGCCCAGCTAGCCTTCGTGCCGGTTCGTGTTGGGCGCATCCAGGTGAATGCTGAAGCCGGCGCGCCTGTGCTGGCACGAGCAGTAATGGGTAAGCGCGCACCTCACTCCTTCACCGCCGATTTCGAACTGTATGACGCTGCCGGCAACGCCGTGGCCGTGCTTAGTGAAACCCGCTTCAAGGCGATTCGCTTAAACCGCGCTCATCACCAGCATTTTAGCTACCTGGATGTTGAGTTAACGCCTGCTCCGCTTAACGCGGCGACGCTTTCGCTGCCAGGCAGTGCAATCGCCCGGCTGGCTGGGCTAAGCGATGCGTTTACTGCCAGTACCGGTCAACGCTATGCCCAAGAAGTATCACCGCTGCTCGATAGCCTTAGTGAGGCCTTTGCTGGTGTTAATATTAACGCTGGCGAGGATCAGCTCGCACCGGAAACCATTTGGCAGTTACTGGTACAGGATTACCCCGATTATTTTGCCCCTATTCATATGGTGGGTCGCTTAGGGCTACACCGTGAGCGATTGACCAGCGGCAACGACACTCTTGAAAGCCTAGGCATTACCACTGAGCACCTAGCAGGCATTAATCGCGTCCTTATCGGCGAAAACGGCTGGCAAGTGTTAGCCGCCGAGCTTGGCGCATTAATGGAAGCCACGCTAGACACGCTGCCCACCGGTCAGCGGCTGCAGTTGCTAGAAGCAGGCCCCTGTACCCCCGCCCTGGGGCAGCGACTGCTTGAACAATTAGCGAATACGGCGATCGCTAAAGATGCGCACCACTACCGTGCTATCACTACCAGCGACACTGCTCGCCATCAGGCGGAACAGCTTCAAGAGCGTTTCCCGCTGATGGATATCCAGCCACTGGAAGATTCACTGCCAACGCTTAGTAATGCAGAGAAAGCCCCACTGGCGTTTATCAGCGTGGACGTGACCCAGCCTGAACGCACTCGCCAGTTGATTGAAGCGCTGCCAGGCCAGCTTGCACCAGGCGCTCAGGTAATGGTGATTGGTGTTCACCCGAGCCGTTGGCTTGATGACTTACTGGCGACACCCGGCATCGACCAAACCGCCCTGGAACAAGACAACCTAGTCGAGTGGTTAGCGCAACAAGGTCTCAGCGTTTCGCCGCCGGTTGAGCTGGAAGAAAATGGTGCTTACCTACTGCATGGCCAATACGCAGCCAGCAATGACTCACTGACTCAAACGGCAGCAGAGGCATACCATTTGATTGTCTCAGACGCTGAGAACGAAGCACTTGCTGCCCAGCTTGCAGAGCGGTTAGGCACCGCCAACATATGGCTAACCGTCAGCGATGCAACTCCGCAAGCCCTGTTAAATACAGCGCTAGGCGAACGCCAAGACGCACCTGCCGCACTCAATGTGATTGATCTGCGTGGGCTAAAGGGCTGTACAACCGCCGCTCAAACCCAACGCTGCTACATGGCACAACAGTGGTCACTGGCATTAGAAGCAAGTGGGCTTGAAAGCCAAGGCAGCCGTGTCACGCTTTGGCTGCCGACCCAGGCTGCCAGTACAGGCGATGACGCCGCACTATGGGGCTTTGGCCGTTCGCTCGCCAATGAAGCGGTTGGCCATAGCGTCACGCTGATCGATCTACCAAACGCTCCCAGCGATGCGGCGTTAAACGCCTTTGCAGCGTCACTTGCTACGCCAGATAGCGAAAACGAGCTGGTAATAACGGTTGAAGGCGAGCGATTTGCTACCCGTCTTCGTACCCTGCCCGCGCCTCACCCGGTCAAGCAGGCAAGCGCTGCGCCTCATCAGGCAATGACGCTGGGCTTCGCCCTACCAGGGCAATTGCGTCAGCTGCAGTGGCGGCCACGCCCACTGCCTGAACTTGGCGCGGATGAGGTAGAAATTCGTGTCAAAGCGACCGGGCTCAACTTCCGCGATGTGATGTACACCCTTGGCTTACTGTCTGATGAAGCAATTGAAAATGGCTTCGCTGGCCCAACCCTAGGGCTTGAGTTCTCGGGAGAGGTTCTCGCGGTGGGTGCCAATGTTCAGCACGTTGCGCCCGGCCAAGCGGTCGTGGGCTTTGGACCCGCCAGCTTCAGCGACCGCCTGATTGCTAGCCAGAATGCCGTCGCGCCCCTACCGGAAGGCGTCAGCTTTGCTGCTGCCGCAACAATACCGACCACATTCTTCACCGTGTACTACGCGCTAAAACATCTGGCGCGCCTGGAGCCCGGTGAGAAAGTACTGATTCACGGTGCCGCTGGCGGTGTGGGTATTGCCGCGCTGCAAATTGCCCAGTGGCTGGGCGCCGATATCTACGCCACCGTTGGGTCTGAAGAGAAGCGCGACTTCCTGCGCCTTATGGGTGAAGAGCGTATCTACGACTCCCGCTCGCTGACGTTTGCCGAAGAGATCCTAGAGGATACGCAAAGCGAAGGTGTTGATGTCGTACTGAACTCCTTGGCAGGCGAAGCGATTAACCAAAACCTCCGTGCATTACGCCCGTTTGGTCGCTTCCTGGAATTAGGTAAACGGGACTTCTATGAAAACACTCATATTGGCCTGCGCCCGTTCCGCAACAACTTAAGCTACTTCGGCATCGACTCCGACCAGTTGATGAAAGTGCAGCCTGCCCTCACCCAGCGCCTGTTCGGTGAAATGATGGCGCTATTTAACGATGGCACACTCAGCCCGCTGCCGTTCACGGCGTTCAGTCACAACCAAGTGATTGATGCCTTCCGTTATATGCAGCAAGCACGCCAGATCGGCAAAGTGGTGGTCACCTACGAACAGCCTATTGCTCCACCGCGTAACGAGCTATTAGGCACCGGCGCTATGACACTCGCAGCCGACGCCAGCTATCTAGTGACCGGTGGTTTGGGTGGCTTTGGCCTAAAAACGGCTCAATGGTTAGTCAGCAAAGGGGCACGTCAGCTTATCCTGCTAAGCCGCAGCGGCCCCGCTAGCGAAGAAGCCCAAGCCGCTATCGCGACCTTTGAAGCCCAAGGCGTGAAGGTACTGGCTGCAGCCTGTGATATCACCGATTACGACGCGCTAGCAAGCGTTATGGCGCGCGTGCAACGCGAACTTAGCCCACTGCGTGGCATCGTGCATGCCGCAACAGTGATCGACGACGGCTTGATTCGTAACTTAGATGCCGAGCGTATTCAAAAGGTGCTGGCTCCTAAAATTGACGGTGCCCGCCATCTGGATGCTCTCACCCAGGACATCCCACTCGACTTCTTTGTGCTCTACTCCTCGGCGACCACGCTATTTGGCAACCCAGGACAGGCCAATTACGTTGCCGCCAACCACTGGCTAGAAGCCTTTGCTGCCCGCCGTCGCGCCGCTGGTCTTCCTGCTACCTGCGTCCGCTGGGGGGCCATTGAAGATGTCGGTTTCTTGGCGCGCAATACGCGTACACGGGATGCATTGCAAGAGCGCTTAGGCGGTTCTGCGCTGCGCTCTGATGATGCCCTCAGCGTGCTCGAACAAATGCTGCTGACGCCTGGGCCAAGCCTTGGTGTTCTTGAGCTTGAATGGGGAGCACTGGCGCGTTTCTTGCCCACCGCCCAGGCACCGCGGTTTAACGAAATTGCCCGCACCAGCGATGATGATGGCAGCGTTGACCACGATGACGATATCAGCGCGCTACTGGCCGACCTCTCGCCGGAAGAGCTGCATAGCACCATTACCGACCTACTGCGCGCAGAACTGGCCAGTATCCTGCTGATTGATGAAGAGAAAATCGACATCAATCGTTCGGTATACGATATGGGGTTTGACTCGCTCATGGGCGTTGAATTGATGACTGCCATCGAGAACCGCCTGAACGTGCAAGTACCGGTGATGGTGTTGAGTGAAGCGTCAACGCTGAACAAACTGGCAGGTGTGCTGATTCAAAAATTACATCAGCATGACAATGATGTTGAAGAAGCGCCACAAGATGCGTTAGCCTCTCTGGCCGCTCGCCACGGGGCGGACGGACTCAACAATGAGTCGGCTTCAACATCTACCACCGAGACACCATGA
- a CDS encoding aminotransferase class I/II-fold pyridoxal phosphate-dependent enzyme, with product MTVKRSELKRQLLEQARKRPTPRATSTQAPAISGVEATRTVPERFTRFDAHPGYQQLVMMRQGAKQLGLIDPFFKVHDGLAGATSVIDGHACINFASYNYLGYSGDPRVVQAASDAAAHYGTSVSASRVVSGERPIHGELEQAIANIYGVEDAVVFVSGHATNVSTLGYLLGPKDLVLHDEYIHNSSLVGAQLSGAKRISFSHNDPAALDALLSRHRHQFERVLVVIEGLYSMDGDIPDLPRFIELKQRHQAWLMVDEAHSFGVMGDTGLGLREHFAIDPTDVDIWMGTMSKTLSGCGGYIAGNKALVETLRYFAPGFLYSVGMPAQVAAPSLKVLELMPQETERVTQLQAISRYFLEQAQARGMDTGHSIGSAVVPVIVGSSPLAAHLSHALFAQHINVQPILYPAVPEKSARLRFFLSCEHTKDHVDQTLDALALLLANAKG from the coding sequence ATGACCGTAAAGCGCTCTGAACTGAAACGACAGCTGCTGGAACAGGCACGCAAGCGCCCAACGCCCCGTGCCACCAGCACCCAGGCCCCTGCTATCTCAGGCGTCGAGGCAACTCGGACGGTTCCCGAGCGCTTTACACGATTTGATGCCCACCCGGGCTATCAACAGCTCGTCATGATGCGCCAAGGCGCAAAACAGCTAGGGCTGATAGACCCATTTTTTAAAGTCCATGACGGCCTCGCTGGTGCTACTAGCGTGATTGATGGGCATGCGTGCATCAATTTCGCCAGCTACAACTACCTGGGTTACTCCGGTGACCCACGGGTTGTTCAAGCGGCATCCGACGCCGCGGCTCACTACGGCACCTCCGTTTCTGCCAGTCGCGTCGTCTCGGGTGAACGACCTATTCACGGTGAACTAGAGCAAGCGATCGCCAACATCTATGGTGTTGAAGACGCGGTTGTTTTTGTCAGCGGTCACGCAACAAATGTGTCTACCCTTGGCTACCTATTGGGCCCGAAAGACCTCGTGCTTCACGACGAGTACATCCACAACAGCTCGTTAGTCGGCGCACAGCTTTCCGGCGCCAAGCGTATATCTTTCAGCCATAACGATCCCGCCGCACTTGATGCTCTGTTAAGTCGTCATCGCCATCAATTTGAACGCGTTCTTGTCGTCATTGAAGGGCTTTACAGCATGGATGGCGACATCCCCGACCTGCCCCGCTTTATTGAACTAAAGCAACGCCATCAGGCGTGGCTGATGGTCGATGAAGCGCATTCGTTTGGCGTCATGGGCGACACTGGCCTAGGCTTACGAGAGCACTTTGCGATTGATCCAACCGATGTTGATATCTGGATGGGGACGATGAGCAAAACGCTGTCAGGCTGCGGGGGCTATATCGCAGGCAATAAAGCACTGGTCGAAACACTGCGCTACTTTGCACCCGGCTTTCTTTACAGCGTCGGCATGCCCGCTCAAGTGGCCGCGCCTTCGCTTAAAGTACTGGAATTGATGCCCCAGGAAACCGAGCGCGTTACCCAGCTACAGGCAATTTCACGCTACTTCCTCGAGCAGGCTCAAGCTAGAGGAATGGACACCGGCCACAGTATTGGCTCTGCTGTCGTGCCCGTTATTGTGGGAAGCTCGCCGCTCGCGGCACACCTCTCCCACGCACTGTTTGCACAGCACATTAACGTGCAGCCTATTCTGTATCCTGCGGTTCCCGAGAAAAGCGCTCGGCTGCGCTTTTTTCTTTCCTGTGAACACACGAAAGACCATGTTGACCAAACGCTGGATGCACTCGCGCTACTGCTCGCAAACGCCAAAGGGTGA
- the rfaH gene encoding transcription/translation regulatory transformer protein RfaH: MEEFETQAERINPCWYVIQCKGGESFRAAEHLTNQGYEVFHPVLNAKRKRQGKLTLVTEPLFPYYLFIRLDQTISNWRPIRSTRGVLRLLTFGNTPIAVPNALVDTLRAQPHHQEGSHSYFCAGEKVTITDGPFKDLEAVFKRCKGEERAIVLLNVLQRPQDVEISVDSLQKREG, encoded by the coding sequence ATGGAGGAATTCGAAACCCAAGCAGAGCGGATTAACCCCTGCTGGTATGTGATTCAATGCAAAGGCGGCGAGTCATTTCGTGCCGCTGAACATCTCACCAATCAAGGCTATGAGGTGTTCCACCCAGTGCTTAACGCTAAACGTAAGCGCCAAGGCAAACTCACGCTGGTGACCGAGCCACTTTTCCCCTACTACCTGTTTATTCGGCTGGATCAGACCATCAGCAACTGGCGGCCAATTCGCTCTACCCGCGGCGTACTGCGCCTACTCACCTTTGGCAACACGCCCATCGCCGTGCCGAATGCCTTGGTAGATACCCTTCGCGCACAGCCGCATCATCAGGAAGGCAGCCACAGCTACTTCTGCGCAGGGGAAAAAGTGACGATCACCGACGGCCCCTTCAAAGATTTAGAAGCCGTTTTCAAACGTTGCAAAGGCGAAGAGCGCGCCATTGTGCTGCTTAACGTGCTACAACGCCCACAGGATGTCGAGATCTCTGTTGATAGCTTACAGAAGCGCGAGGGGTGA
- the rnk gene encoding nucleoside diphosphate kinase regulator, with amino-acid sequence MGQRPPIIINRLDAERLQRLIDNASEKDMMVAELLEEELERGEVLDPQDIPEDVVSMNSQIRFTDLTRERQMIRTLVYPHALESVEDGISVMAPIGAALIGLRVGDVIEWPLPNNTEVRLRIDAIFWQPEREKQFHR; translated from the coding sequence ATGGGGCAGCGTCCTCCTATTATCATTAATCGTCTTGATGCTGAACGACTTCAGCGCCTGATTGATAATGCATCTGAAAAAGACATGATGGTGGCGGAGCTACTGGAAGAGGAGTTGGAGCGCGGGGAGGTGCTTGACCCTCAGGACATCCCTGAGGATGTGGTCAGTATGAACAGCCAGATACGCTTTACTGACTTGACACGCGAACGTCAGATGATTCGCACATTAGTGTATCCTCATGCGCTTGAAAGCGTTGAGGATGGCATTTCGGTGATGGCGCCAATTGGCGCGGCGTTAATTGGCTTACGAGTGGGCGATGTCATTGAGTGGCCGCTACCCAACAACACCGAAGTACGCCTGCGTATCGATGCGATTTTCTGGCAGCCCGAGCGGGAGAAGCAGTTTCATCGATAA
- the gdhA gene encoding NADP-specific glutamate dehydrogenase, whose product MPYVHDTLTRLAKSSPAQTEFYQATEEVLECLRPLFERAPHYHQHSIIERIVEPERQVMFRVSWVDDAGRVQVNKGYRVQFNSALGPYKGGLRFHPSVTSGTIKFLGFEQIFKNALTGLPIGGGKGGADFDPKGKSDNEIMRFCQAFMSELYRHIGPHTDVPAGDIGVGGREIGYLFGQYKRLTGRYEGVLTGKGLNWGGSLGRKEATGYGAVYFAENMLAAKGEALRGKTCLVSGAGNVAIYTIEKLYELGAKPVTCSDSKGTIHDPSGIDLGLLKQLKEVQRVSLESYLHEHPEAQYISARDYPQDGHAVWRIEGEAAFPCATQNELTEADAKILLANGVTCVSEGANMPSTKEAVDVFLEAKIAYGPGKAANAGGVATSQLEMAQNSSMEQWPLDKVDQKLKQIMADIHRQCADTASEFGEPDNLVLGANIAGFRKVADAMIEQGVI is encoded by the coding sequence ATGCCTTATGTTCACGATACGCTGACACGTTTAGCGAAAAGTAGCCCTGCACAAACTGAGTTTTATCAAGCCACTGAGGAAGTGCTTGAGTGTCTTCGCCCATTGTTCGAACGTGCGCCGCATTACCATCAGCACAGTATTATTGAGCGCATTGTTGAGCCGGAACGTCAGGTCATGTTTCGGGTGAGCTGGGTGGATGATGCTGGTCGTGTACAAGTCAACAAAGGCTATCGCGTACAATTTAATTCGGCGCTTGGCCCTTATAAAGGCGGTTTGCGTTTTCACCCCAGCGTGACGTCGGGCACCATTAAATTTTTAGGGTTTGAGCAAATCTTCAAAAACGCGTTAACGGGGTTGCCTATTGGCGGTGGTAAGGGCGGCGCTGACTTTGACCCAAAAGGGAAGTCTGACAACGAAATCATGCGTTTCTGTCAGGCGTTTATGTCGGAGCTTTATCGTCATATTGGGCCGCATACCGATGTGCCCGCTGGGGACATTGGCGTTGGTGGGCGAGAAATTGGCTATCTATTTGGTCAATATAAGCGTTTAACGGGCCGTTACGAGGGCGTGTTGACTGGGAAAGGCCTAAACTGGGGTGGTTCCCTCGGTCGTAAAGAGGCGACTGGCTACGGTGCGGTTTATTTTGCCGAGAACATGCTGGCAGCGAAAGGCGAAGCCTTGCGTGGTAAAACCTGCTTGGTATCTGGCGCGGGTAATGTGGCGATTTATACGATCGAGAAGCTCTATGAACTGGGTGCCAAGCCCGTTACCTGTAGTGATTCCAAGGGGACTATTCACGACCCTAGCGGTATCGATTTAGGCCTGCTAAAACAGTTAAAAGAAGTCCAGCGTGTATCGTTGGAAAGCTACCTGCATGAGCACCCGGAAGCTCAGTATATTTCGGCTCGGGATTACCCGCAGGATGGCCACGCGGTTTGGCGTATTGAAGGTGAGGCAGCGTTTCCTTGTGCGACGCAAAACGAGCTGACCGAAGCCGATGCCAAAATTCTGTTGGCGAATGGCGTTACCTGCGTGAGCGAAGGGGCTAACATGCCTTCCACCAAAGAGGCGGTAGATGTCTTTTTGGAGGCTAAAATTGCCTATGGACCCGGCAAAGCAGCGAATGCAGGTGGCGTGGCGACGAGTCAGTTGGAGATGGCCCAGAACAGCAGTATGGAGCAGTGGCCGTTAGACAAAGTTGACCAGAAGCTTAAACAGATTATGGCGGATATTCATCGACAGTGTGCAGATACGGCAAGTGAGTTTGGTGAACCTGACAATCTTGTATTGGGTGCTAACATTGCGGGCTTCCGTAAAGTGGCCGATGCGATGATTGAGCAGGGCGTTATCTAA